From the genome of Scytonema hofmannii PCC 7110, one region includes:
- a CDS encoding sugar transferase: MSTNLWTVQKWKEVEQAYISDRKGIRVHLAFKRSFDILLSGILCLILLPVVTLIALAVRLTSPGPIFYSQERMGRLGQPFKIYKFRSMIDGAARQGAGLATFKGDPRVTPIGQFLREYHLDELPQIFNVLRGDMSLVGPRPVLMPALPTYTDWEKQRLLMPPGITGWQQVNGGALNDIDERIKLDVWYVQNWTWWLDLVILLRTIPVVLLKEGVYGEDGWQIGRGDPFQLTLDINPEEYLLEKTENAITREELESLEACLKEAARILHRHTPAGTLTSLEDMEKTLKKQILEQVNPNLTLLLSKQ, encoded by the coding sequence ATGTCTACTAATCTTTGGACAGTACAAAAGTGGAAAGAAGTTGAGCAAGCTTATATAAGCGATCGCAAAGGGATTCGAGTTCATTTAGCCTTTAAACGCTCATTTGATATACTGCTTTCAGGCATATTGTGTCTTATCTTATTACCTGTTGTTACTCTCATTGCCTTAGCAGTTCGGCTAACTTCTCCAGGTCCAATTTTTTATTCTCAAGAACGTATGGGAAGGCTAGGTCAGCCTTTTAAGATCTACAAATTCCGTTCAATGATTGATGGTGCGGCTCGTCAAGGCGCAGGTCTAGCTACATTTAAGGGTGACCCCCGTGTCACACCTATTGGTCAGTTTTTGCGCGAATATCATCTTGATGAATTACCGCAAATTTTCAATGTTTTACGTGGTGACATGAGCTTAGTCGGTCCCAGACCCGTTCTCATGCCAGCGCTCCCTACTTACACAGACTGGGAAAAACAACGCCTATTAATGCCCCCAGGAATCACCGGATGGCAACAAGTTAACGGTGGTGCTCTTAATGACATCGACGAACGAATAAAGCTAGACGTTTGGTATGTACAGAACTGGACTTGGTGGTTGGATTTAGTGATTCTTCTAAGAACCATTCCAGTCGTGCTATTAAAAGAAGGTGTTTATGGAGAAGATGGCTGGCAAATAGGTCGAGGAGACCCATTTCAACTTACTTTAGATATTAATCCTGAAGAATACTTGCTGGAAAAAACCGAAAACGCCATCACTAGAGAAGAACTAGAAAGCTTGGAAGCTTGTCTTAAAGAGGCTGCAAGAATTTTACATCGCCACACCCCTGCTGGCACACTCACAAGCTTGGAAGATATGGAAAAAACTCTCAAAAAGCAAATTTTAGAACAGGTGAACCCAAACCTCACCCTTCTTTTATCGAAACAATAA